The DNA region AAGGCGTTCCAAGCGCGTCTCCGAACAGTTCGCGAAATCAATTCGCGGGCGTTAGAAACCGTTCGAGTGATCGTAGTCACGAAGTTTCACCCGGTATCGGAGATGCAACAGGCGATTGCCGCTGGAGTGACTGAAATTGGTGAGAATCGGGTACAAGAGGCAGCCAGCAAGAAAAGTGAGCTTGCAGGCTCCCATTTACGTTGGCATGGCATCGGACAGTTGCAAACGAACAAAGCGAAAACCGCGATTGAGGTCTTCGATGAGTTACATGGGATCGACCGGATCGAATTAGTTGATAAACTCGGTCGCGCCTCCGCGGAATTGCAGAAAACGGTTGCATGCTATTTGCAAGTGAATGTTACCGGAAAAGTTGGACAAGGCGGTTGTAGTCTAAGCGATATTCCCCGGTTATTGGATAGTATGAATGGCTATCCATTTCTCAAACCGGTTGGTCTAATGTGTATCGCATCGCTCGAAGAAGAAGTTGGAGTAGTTGGCATTCGTAATGAGTTTGCCGCTGCCCGCAGTTTGCGTGACCAAATGATCACCGAACAACGACTACCCGAATATGCCGGATTATCGATGGGGATGAGCGGCGATTGGGAATATGCTATCGCCGAAGGGGCAACGCTGATCCGTATCGGCACAGCCATCATGGGTAATCGAAGTTAGGTAGGTTCGAATCCGCTCCGGAATTCGAGTACCATAGTCAATCAATACAAGGAACGATAAAACCATGCGACTATCTGTGCAGGATATTCGAAGACACAATTTCAGCCGTAAGATGCGCGGGTTTGACCCCATCGAAGTTGGCGCATTCCTTGAATTGGTTGCACAGGAAATGGAACTCGCCCAACGCGACGTAACCGACACCCGGGTGAAATTACAAGTCGCTGAAAGCGAATTGGACGAATTCCGGAAGCGGGAGAGGGCGTTGCAGGACGCACTAAAACATGCCCAAGAAGCGTCTCAGCAGATGATAGATGCGGCAAAACGACAAACTGATTTGTTGATGCGGGAGGCGCAATCCGATGTCGAACGGGAGAAGTGGAAAGGCCAGCAAGAGATATTGCGGCTACAGGATGAAGCAGTAAAATTGCAATTACAGAAAGACCACTTCCTTCGCCGTATTCGTCATATTTTGCAAGCAGAACAAGAGTTGTTAGAAGTGTTGGCGACTGAGTCTCCGTTGATTGAGGCTATCCCGGTAGTAACCACCGAACCGCAATCCGATTGGACATTAACCCCGGTAGATACTCCAGTAGAAGAAAATGGCAGAAAACGCACCACAGGAAAGCCGAGTGCGCGAAAGACAGTAGAAAAAACCGATGAGTAACGAGAAACATTACAAGAAAGCCGAAGTACGACCCAATTTTCCTCCAATGGAGGAGAAATGGCAACGGGTTTGGGAAGAAAAAAAACTGTTCGACGTAACGAACGAAATCCATGAACACGACGATCCGTGGGTTTTCTTCGATGGGCCGCCCGGCACCAACGGGTTACCTCACGTCGGACACATGATGCAATCCGCATTGAAAGATGTTTGGCCGCGATTTTGGACGATGCGTGGTCGTAAAGTCATACGCCGCGCAGGATGGGACACCCACGGCTTACCGGTCGAATTGACCGCGGAAAAAGAACTTGGCATTCAATCGAAACGTGGCATCGAAGAATACGGCGTACAAAAATACATCGACTACTGTCGTCAGACGGTCTTTCGTTACAAATCGGAATGGGAGACCGCGATCCGCCGGATTGGCCGGGAAATCTCCTTGGATGACGCGTATGCTACCTATCGTGAACCATACATCTTAACGAACTGGTGGTTCCTCCATCGCGCGTGGCAGACGCAAATCAACGATACCGGCGATTTGCAATACAGCGCGAATCCGATTCCCGGGTATCGCCGGTTGTTGTATCGCAATTACCGGATTCTACCGTATTGCTGTCGTTGCGGCACTGCGCTGGCAAATTTTGAAGTGTCACAAGGGTACAAAACCGTTGCCGATTTGACGCTGTTTGCGAAATTCCGCACCTTCGACGATCCCAATACTTTCTTTGTGGCGTGGACGACAACCGCATGGACACTGCTCTCCAACGTAGCGCTCTGTGTCGGTCCCGAGATCGAATACGCCATCATCGAATTGAAAGCCGACTCGAATGCCGGAAAAGCAGGCGAAAAACTTATCATCGCAGTGGAACGGCTGGAAGCGCTCAAAGCATATATTCCCCATTACGAAATCGTTGGACGCAAGACCGGCGCTGAGTTATCGGGTACGAAGTATCATCCGCTATGGGATTGGCAACGTTCCGATAAGGATCATTTCGTGATCGCCGATTCTTATGTAACAACCGAAGATGGTTCTGGGATCGTCCACCTTGCTGCCTACGGTGAGGATGACTATCGCTTGATCCGGCAGTATGGTCTCTCGCTGGTACAAAACGTCGACGAGAACGGTTTTGTTGTCGCTACGATCCCGGAATATGGCGGACGGTTTTTCAAGGCGAAGAATGAAAAGGGCGACACTCTACTCGACCTTGACGTCTTGAAAGACCTGCATGGTCGCGGACTCTTGCTTGCTAAAGAAAAAGTCGAGCATGAGTATCCGTTCTGTTACCGCTGCGATACGCCGCTCATGTACTATGCCCGCGCCGGTTGGTTCCTGCGGATGACCGATTTAAAACCACGCCTACTCGAAGGGAATGCTTCGATCAATTGGCAGCCAGAACATATTCGCGACGGTCGGTTCGGCAATTGGCTCGCCAATGTGATCGACTGGAATTTCACCCGTGAGCGGTATTGGGGCAGCCCTCTCCCCATCTGGACGAATCGACTACCCGGCGACGCCGAGCAGCTTTATTGTATCGGTTCGCTGGCGGAGCTAAAACGATTGGCAATCGATCCGATCCCGGAGAACTTCGATTTACATAAACCGGCCATTGACGAAATTCGCATCAAGCATCCCGAATCCGGAGAAATTCTGTTCCGTGAAAAATTCGTGCTCGATAGTTGGTTTGATGCCGGTATGATGCCGTGGGGTCAGTGGGGTTATCCGAACGAACCCGGTTCGGTGGAACGGATCGACGGATTCGACCGTCAGTATCCGTGCGATTTTATTTGCGAAGCAATCGATCAAACCCGCGGTTGGTTTTACACGTTGCTCGCCTGTTCTGTCATCTACCGAACTACGGTAGAAGCGGAAAATACAACGCTACCCGAAGGAGATAAGAAAAAAGTTCCACCCCATTCGAGTTACAAAAACGTCATCTGTACCGAACTCGTCGTTGACGATAAAGGTCTCAAGATGTCGAAGTCGAAGGGGAATGTGATCAATCCGGAGAAGCTGTTCAATAAGTGGGGCGCTGATCCGGTGCGTTGGCAATTCTACAGCTCGAATCCGTGGGCGGTAAAGCGGTTCGGCGATGCGACCATTGAGGAAGGTTTACAACAAGTCCTCCTGCCGGTCTGGAATGCCTATGTGTTTTTCACGACCTATGCTGAAGCGGATGATTGGCATACTGAGCAACGAACCGATCAATTGACTCC from bacterium includes:
- a CDS encoding YggS family pyridoxal phosphate-dependent enzyme, yielding KAFQARLRTVREINSRALETVRVIVVTKFHPVSEMQQAIAAGVTEIGENRVQEAASKKSELAGSHLRWHGIGQLQTNKAKTAIEVFDELHGIDRIELVDKLGRASAELQKTVACYLQVNVTGKVGQGGCSLSDIPRLLDSMNGYPFLKPVGLMCIASLEEEVGVVGIRNEFAAARSLRDQMITEQRLPEYAGLSMGMSGDWEYAIAEGATLIRIGTAIMGNRS
- a CDS encoding DivIVA domain-containing protein, with protein sequence MRLSVQDIRRHNFSRKMRGFDPIEVGAFLELVAQEMELAQRDVTDTRVKLQVAESELDEFRKRERALQDALKHAQEASQQMIDAAKRQTDLLMREAQSDVEREKWKGQQEILRLQDEAVKLQLQKDHFLRRIRHILQAEQELLEVLATESPLIEAIPVVTTEPQSDWTLTPVDTPVEENGRKRTTGKPSARKTVEKTDE
- the ileS gene encoding isoleucine--tRNA ligase, which translates into the protein MSNEKHYKKAEVRPNFPPMEEKWQRVWEEKKLFDVTNEIHEHDDPWVFFDGPPGTNGLPHVGHMMQSALKDVWPRFWTMRGRKVIRRAGWDTHGLPVELTAEKELGIQSKRGIEEYGVQKYIDYCRQTVFRYKSEWETAIRRIGREISLDDAYATYREPYILTNWWFLHRAWQTQINDTGDLQYSANPIPGYRRLLYRNYRILPYCCRCGTALANFEVSQGYKTVADLTLFAKFRTFDDPNTFFVAWTTTAWTLLSNVALCVGPEIEYAIIELKADSNAGKAGEKLIIAVERLEALKAYIPHYEIVGRKTGAELSGTKYHPLWDWQRSDKDHFVIADSYVTTEDGSGIVHLAAYGEDDYRLIRQYGLSLVQNVDENGFVVATIPEYGGRFFKAKNEKGDTLLDLDVLKDLHGRGLLLAKEKVEHEYPFCYRCDTPLMYYARAGWFLRMTDLKPRLLEGNASINWQPEHIRDGRFGNWLANVIDWNFTRERYWGSPLPIWTNRLPGDAEQLYCIGSLAELKRLAIDPIPENFDLHKPAIDEIRIKHPESGEILFREKFVLDSWFDAGMMPWGQWGYPNEPGSVERIDGFDRQYPCDFICEAIDQTRGWFYTLLACSVIYRTTVEAENTTLPEGDKKKVPPHSSYKNVICTELVVDDKGLKMSKSKGNVINPEKLFNKWGADPVRWQFYSSNPWAVKRFGDATIEEGLQQVLLPVWNAYVFFTTYAEADDWHTEQRTDQLTPMDRWILSRLRHLVETVTSALENFDVAHAADSFASYLDELNNWYIRRSRRRFWKSENDGDKNAAFTTLHTVLHTLSRMLAPFVPHLAEEIYSGIALTEPENNIRESVHLTKWMDASELPDRDEKLEQQQKKLREVVTMGHNLRQNQNLRVRQPLAELKVFHNADDSSELKVLEEEFGIIREELNVKTVTFVTTSSELVSFSAKPNLKLLGPRLGSKLKAFGEAVKALPTEELAKVRAGETITVAGEAITNADLLIECVAAEGWVARADGDWIVALDTRLTDELRGEGFTREIVNRIQNTRKDINLNVSDRITTKLSGSDYLKSLLDNPVTISYLKNETLSVQVEYVSASGSDASGHVGTPEMINEEWVGWEISRS